In a single window of the Effusibacillus lacus genome:
- a CDS encoding 6-bladed beta-propeller, with product MNLSVMKKTIDKALLKKLIIGTTAALLAVFGYFIWKKMNPVDVIKSIPIGDFTNPPTFSHNIYGDSASPFVMPLGVAVRDGEVYVSDSEGGFIQVFDYNGKHLRTIGDKKSKTPLKNPYGMAFYDGNLYVADGGQGKILIYAANGEYKGQFAPQGQRIGAPGQLLIQDNKLMFTDIAQRKVFVYNMSGQLLLSFGERGSQEGQFEYPHGLAVDKKGNFYVADSGNNRIQVFDANGKFVKILGKDANNSGTVVTPRGLAFDNRGNLYVVAGLESRVFVFDEKGTVKFTFSQLADKDIQLGLPNGIAIDSNNRIFVSETTPGRLSVFKY from the coding sequence ATGAATCTTTCGGTGATGAAGAAAACAATTGACAAAGCGCTGTTGAAGAAGCTGATCATCGGAACAACCGCCGCATTGCTGGCAGTTTTCGGCTACTTTATATGGAAAAAGATGAATCCGGTGGATGTGATCAAAAGCATTCCAATCGGGGACTTTACGAACCCTCCGACATTTTCTCACAACATCTATGGGGATTCGGCTTCTCCCTTTGTCATGCCCCTTGGAGTCGCGGTCAGGGATGGCGAAGTATACGTTTCCGACTCGGAAGGGGGATTCATTCAGGTATTTGACTATAACGGAAAACATCTGCGGACGATTGGAGACAAGAAAAGCAAAACTCCTTTGAAAAATCCTTACGGAATGGCATTTTATGACGGGAATTTGTACGTGGCCGACGGGGGCCAGGGGAAAATTCTGATCTACGCAGCCAACGGAGAATACAAAGGCCAGTTTGCTCCCCAGGGACAGAGAATTGGCGCGCCGGGCCAGCTCCTGATCCAGGACAACAAATTGATGTTCACGGATATCGCACAGCGAAAAGTGTTTGTCTACAACATGAGCGGTCAATTGCTCCTCAGCTTCGGAGAAAGAGGCAGCCAGGAGGGGCAGTTCGAATATCCGCACGGGTTGGCGGTCGATAAGAAAGGCAACTTCTATGTGGCCGATTCGGGCAACAACCGGATCCAGGTATTTGACGCCAACGGGAAATTCGTGAAAATCCTCGGCAAGGATGCGAACAATTCGGGAACGGTCGTGACCCCGCGGGGGCTTGCATTTGACAACCGGGGCAACTTATATGTGGTCGCCGGACTGGAAAGCAGAGTGTTCGTGTTTGACGAGAAAGGCACTGTGAAGTTCACTTTCTCCCAATTGGCGGACAAAGATATCCAGTTGGGGCTGCCAAACGGAATTGCCATCGACAGCAACAACCGGATTTTTGTAAGCGAAACGACACCTGGCAGACTGTCTGTTTTCAAATACTGA
- a CDS encoding tetratricopeptide repeat protein: MNQQVSMRKAIAILLGIFLVLSSVFIGVGSAFIWDKPVYKSQDDYELEVAQKNVEQYPSNARLRVELGWVYLQRKRHDEAIREFENALKIDKDYTGAKLNLAIAKGEKGDLQEAKKILEEIKDKNKQNVDARYLLGQIYKEEKQFEKAVEEFRFVLNANPGTVDYMYQIAHVYELQGNKEKAVAEYQKVLSYVPDYAPAKQALDRLQPTGGSGSK; the protein is encoded by the coding sequence ATGAACCAACAGGTAAGCATGAGAAAAGCTATAGCCATTCTGTTGGGGATCTTCCTTGTATTGTCTTCGGTCTTTATCGGGGTAGGGAGTGCTTTCATCTGGGATAAACCGGTCTACAAGTCCCAGGACGATTACGAGCTGGAAGTTGCGCAAAAAAATGTGGAGCAATACCCCAGCAATGCGAGGTTACGGGTCGAACTGGGATGGGTCTATCTCCAGCGAAAGCGCCATGACGAAGCAATCCGGGAATTTGAGAACGCGTTGAAGATCGACAAAGACTACACGGGTGCCAAACTCAATCTGGCCATTGCCAAAGGGGAGAAGGGAGATCTTCAGGAAGCGAAAAAGATCCTGGAGGAGATCAAGGACAAGAACAAGCAAAACGTCGATGCGAGATATTTGCTGGGCCAGATTTATAAAGAAGAAAAACAGTTTGAGAAAGCGGTCGAAGAGTTCCGATTTGTACTGAACGCCAATCCGGGAACGGTTGATTACATGTATCAGATTGCACATGTATACGAGCTCCAGGGCAACAAGGAGAAAGCGGTTGCCGAATATCAGAAGGTACTGAGTTATGTACCGGATTACGCACCTGCAAAGCAAGCGCTTGACCGGCTGCAGCCGACGGGAGGGAGCGGGTCCAAATGA